The segment CCGCCTCGGCGTTGGCGGCGAGGGGGCTGCCGCCCCAGCCGCTCTCGGTGTAGTGGGCCTGCGGCTGCGCGTTGCCCGCGACGCCGACCCCGTACGTCTGGAGCATTCCGCCGCCGTCGACCCGCATCTCGTACAGACCGGCCCGGATCTGCCGGACCGAGCCGTCCCGTGCGTGCAGGACCGCCTGGCCATACGTCTTCAGCCCGTCGAGCACGGCGCTCGCACCGCCGGCCGCCGCACTGGCCGCCGCCTGCTCGGAGTCGGCCGAGGCACGGGCGCCCGGGGCGGCGGTGAGGGCGGCGGCCAGCAGGGCCACCGCCAGCGGGCGTCGCGCGGCACCCCGCACCGCGCTCCCCACGGCGGCGGAAGCAGCCCCGCCGCCGGCAGCAGGCGGCACGTCACCCACGCCCGTACCCGCGCGGGGTTCGGGAACCGGACGGCAGCCGGAAAGCGGACGGGGAACGGGAACAGGGCCCGCGGAAGCGGCGGAAGCAGCGGACAGGCCCGTAAGCGGAACCACCGGCGAGGCGCCCGCGGCGGAGGCCGGTCCGTCCGTGGACGCGGCGCGGGACTCGGAGGACCCGCAGGACGCGGGAACAGCAATCGACACAGTCTTCCCCTTCGGCCCAAAGACCCAGGCACCCGTGAGTACCGGGGAATCCTAGCCTCATCGAACACTTAGACCACCCCCGCCTTCTGAGGGCCCATCAGCGGGGTATCCGTCTTGACCACCCTGCGGAAGGCCGCAGTTCCGCGGTTCAGGTCGTGTCCGACGGCGATCGCGTCGATGTCCGCCGAAAACCAGCGGGTCCCTTCGCCGTCCGGCGGCCCTTCCCGGACCCTCAACCGCCCGTGCACCACGAGGGGTTCCCCCACCGAGACGGAACTCGCCAGGTTCACCGCCAGCACCCGTCGCGCCCACACGGTGTAGAAGCTGGTGGTCCCGTCCGTCCAGGCCTCGGTCCGCCGGTCGAAGTACCGCGGGGTCACCGCGAAACGGAACCTCGCCGACGGTCCGGTCACCGTCTCCTTGAAGTCGATCTGCGTCGCCACGTGCCCCACCAGCGTCACCAGGGTGTCGTTCATCCCGACCGCCCTCCCCGCATTCCGTACGGCTCGCGCGGACCGTCCGCACGAGGTACGACCATGCTGGCCCGGCCCCCCGGCCGGCCGCTGCGGCCTGTGGACTACTGGCGGGTTGTGGACAACCTCGTCCCCCCTGCGGAGACGGCCGCGTACTGCTCCCGGACCTCCCGGTAGCGCAGCAGCTCGGCCGCCACCGGCTCCAGCACCCGGGCCCGTCCGCAGCCGGCCGCCGCCTGACGCAGCCTCCGCTCGGCGTCCTGCCCGTACCTGCGCGCAGGTCCGCGGGCCGCCATCGAACAGGCCCACTCCACCAGCGGCCCACCGACGATGCCCGCCACCATGAACAGCACGGGCGGCAGCAGCTTCGGCTCCAGGACCCCGGCGATCTGCCCGACCAGCCACAGCCCGCCGAAGATCTGCACCAGCGTCATCGCGGCCTGCGCCAGTACCGCAGCCGGCCACCAGGCGGGCCGCGGCGGCTTCGCCCCGGGCGCCGGAACGGCCGCGCCGAGGGTCACGGCCAGCTCGTCCAGGGCCTCCGGCAGCAGGGCGGCCCCGCGCACCGCGGTCTCCCGTACGGCCTGCGCCCAGGGCTCGGGCAGCCCGACGGCCGCCTCGTCCGCGACGGTCCGCACGGCCTGCTCCACCCGCTGCCGGGCGGTCACCTCCTCCTCGGCGGGCATGGCCGCGGCGGGCGTCGTGGAGCGGCCGATCACCGCCAGGGCGGACAGGCCGGCCAGCGAACGGGGGGCGCGCCGGCTCTCGTACCAGCGCCACAGCCGCAGCCAGGGCGTGCCGCAGGCCTTACCGGCGTTGCGCCGCCAGGCCCGTTCGGCGGCGAGGCCGGCCGCGTACGCCCCGACGGCCTCGGCCAGCCGGTCCTCGAACTCGGCGCGCGCCGCCTCGCCGATCTCGGGCCCGGAGGGTCCGTTGTGCCTGTCGGCCACGTACAGCGGGCGCAGGCGAGTGGCGGCCCGGTCGACGTCGGCGGCGATCCGCCGGGTCGCGGCGCCCTTCTCCTGGGTGAACTGTCCCAGCAGCTCGCGCAGTTCCCCGACCCCTTCACCCGTCAGGGCGGACAGTCCGAGGACGGTGGCGCCGGGCTCGCCGTGCTCGCCGAGCGCGATGCCGTCCTCGTCGAGAAGCCTGCGCAGGTCGTCCAGGACCAGGTCGGCCGCCTCTCCGGGGAGCCGGTCCACCTGGTTCAGGACGACGAACGTCACCTCCGCGTGCCCGGCCAGCGGTCTCAGGTACCGCTCGTGCAGGACGGCGTCCGCGTACTTCTCCGGGTCGACCACCCAGATCACGGCGTCGACCAGGGCCAGCACCCGGTCGACGTGTTCGCGGTGCACGCCGAGCGCCGAGTCCAGGTCGGGCAGGTCGACGAGGACCATCCCGCGCAGCGCCTCGGCTTCGGGGGTCTCGCGGGGGCGGCGGCGCAGCCGTCCGGGGATCTCCAGCCGGTCCAGCAGTCCCGCGGCTCCGTCCGACCAGCTGCAGGCGATCGGCGCGGCGGTGGTCGGACGGCGCAGCCCGGTCTCGGAGATCTGCACTCCTGCGAGTGCGTTGAAGAGCGTGGACTTGCCGCTTCCGGTGGCTCCGGCAACGGCGACGACGGTGTGCTGGGCGGACAGACCCCGGCGTGCGGCCGCCTCGTCGAGGACCCGGCCGGCTTCGGCGAGGGTCTTTCCGTCGAGGCGGGTGCGGGAGAGTCCGACCAGCTGGCGCAGCGCGTCGAGGCGGCTGCGCAGGGCCTGGGCCTCGGGGCTGAGCGGGGGCGCGGGGGCCTTGCCGCCGTCGCTCCCGGCGCCGGAGACGGCGCGGACGAGGGCTTCTTCGCCCGCGTCCGCCTCCTCGTCCAGCCCCTCGGCGGCGAGTTCGTCCTCGGCTCCGCCTGAACGGGCCCTTCCGAAACCCCCCTTGCGGGTGGTCCGGGAGCGCGAGCGGGCGATGAACCCGTCGTCCCAGCGGTCGGCCGCCCGTTCGGCGGCGCGGTCGCCGGTACGGCCGTCCGTGCGCTCGGGGTCGGCGCCGGTGCCGGCGGAGCGGTCGCGGGCACCCGCCCGGTCGCGGTCACCGGCCCGGTCGCGCAGGCGCACCCCGTCCCCGGCCTGGTCGCGGACGTGGTCACGGTCTCCGGCCCGATCGCGGTCACGGTCGGTCAAGGCGGTCACCCCCTCACCTCTCCTTCTGCAGTACGGACAGCGCCGCGATCAGCTCGGCCTGTGGTTCCGGGGTCACTTCGAGCGCCTGGAGCGGGGCGAGGCGGCGGTCCCGTTCGGCGCGCAGGACCTGGTCGAGGTGGTCGCTGACCAGTTCCCCGCCCCGGTCGCGCAGACGTACGGCGGCCTGGACACCGATCCGTTCGGCCAGCTTCTCCCCTGCTGGGCGGGCCCGTTTGCCGCCGAGGAGGGCGGCGACGAGCAGGGCGGCGATGCCGTCGGGGTCGGGTTCGGGCTGCTTGTCGAGCTTGGCGACCTCCTCCTCGGCGAGTTCCTCCAGTACGCGCCGCCAGCGCCGTACGGCCATGCCGATACGTTCCGCCGCCTCCCGGTCGGGTCCGGGCAGCGGGAGCGCCCCGGCGGCCGGTTCGCGGCGCCACACCTCGGCGATGCGCTCGTCGGCGGCGGCGACGGCGCACTGGAGCAGCGCGGCGAGGGATTCGGCGAGGGAGTCGAGGAGTTCGTCGGCGCTGGTGTCGAGGGGGTAACCGCGCCAGCGGGTGAGGGCGTCCCCGGCGAGGACCGCGCCGCTGTCGAGGCGGCCCTGCACCCGCTTGCCCTCCCTCTTGTACGCCTCCTCGACGGCCGAGGTCAGCCGGACGGCGGCGGCGTGCTGGGCGGCGACGGCGGAGGCCAGCTCGGGCATGCGGCGCCGGAGGGAGTCGAGCGCGCCGAGTGCGGTGCGGCCGACGGCGTACTGCCGGGCGGCCGGGTCCTGGACGTGGTGGCCGAGCCAGGCGAGCAGCGGGGCGACGGCGCTGGCGGGCAGCAGTCCGCCGCCGCCGGCCGACTCGGGCAGCTCCGGCACCGTGAACCGTGGTACGTCGCCCAGCCCGGCCCGGGTGAGCAGCGCCCCGTACTGGCGTGAGACGTCGGCGAGCACCTGGTGCGGGACGCGGTCCAGGACGATGATCAGGGTGGCGTTGTACTGCTTGGCGGTGCGCAGCAGGTGCCAGGGGATGGCGTCGGCGTACCGCGATGCGGTGGTGACCATGACCCAGACGTCGGCGGCGCAGATCAGCTGGGCGGCGAGGGTCCGGTTCTCGACGACGAGGGAGTCGATGTCCGGGGCGTCGAGGAGGGCGAGGCCGCGCGGGAGGGTGGAGACGGTCTCGATCCGCAGTTCGCGGGTCGGGGCGCCGCGGCGCGTTCCGGGCGGGCGGCCCTTGCGGGTGGGGAGCGGGTCCTCCTCGTCCTGGGGTGCCCATACGCGCATGAGGTCGGGCAGGACCCGCATTCCGGCGAACCAGTGGTGGTCGTCCGGGTGGCAGACGAGCACCGGGGTGCGGGTGGTGGGGCGCAGCACTCCGGCTTCGCTGACCTTGCGGCCGACGAGGGAGTTGACGAGGGTGGACTTACCGGCTCCGGTGGATCCGCCGATGACGGCGAGCATCGGCGCCTCGGGCGCCTTGAGCCGGGGTACGAGGTAGTCGTCGAGCTGCGCGAGCAGCTCGGCTCTGGTCTGGCGGGCGCGCGGGGCGCCGGGCAGGGGCAGCGGCAGACGCACGGACGCGACCCGGTCGCGCAGGGCGGACAGGGCATCGAGCAGCTGAGGCCGAACATCCAAGGTCACCACATGCGAAGAATGCCCAATTTAGGACCATTTTTGAAGCTTATACGCCCTCTGCGCGCCGACCGCGACTCCTGTGGGACATCATGGACACGGAGGACGAGTGGGACGCAGGCATAACGAGTGCACAACACCGAGGCCGCCGCGGCGCAAAAGCGGTGCGAGAATCGCACCTGCCTGCGATTATCGGGACCGCTTCACCGAACCTCCACAACGTGGCACGCGAGGGAAGCAACCGGGACAAGGCAACCGGAGCCCTATCCTTGACCCGGCACGACCGCAGTCCCACCCCCACCAAGGGGCTCCAGGCCACCACGGTCACCACCGGCCCCCGTAGCTCAGTGGATAGAGCAGGCGCCTTCTAAGCGCTTGGCCGCAGGTTCGAGTCCTGCCGGGGGCACTCTTCTTCCCTCTTCGCCGAGGAGCCCTGCCCGGCGTCCCTACAGGACGCCGTCCACGGCTGGCGAAAAATCACCCGACCGGATCCTTGCAGGCGCAAAACGGCCGTCGCCCGGATGGGCGGCTCAGGGCGCCGTCGACTGCGCCGGGCCGGTTTCCCCGGTGGCTCCGAAGGCCCTGACCGCCTGGTAGTAGGTCCAGGCCGTGCCGTCGCAGGAGGCCTTTCTCGCACCCGAGTACCGCGCGCAGACCCGTTCGAGGTCCGCGTGGAAGGCGGCGTCCAGCCGGGACTTGTTGGCCTGGAACGCTCCCGCCGCGCGGTAGTTGCGGTAGCCGAAGTCGTGGCGGGCGCACGCGGCGCGGAAGGGGAAGCCGAAGGGGTTGTCCGGGGAGGTCGTGCAGTAGTCCGTCGACCAGTCGAACCCGTACGCGGCCCAGTCGGCCGGGTGCGCGCGCGCCCCGAGCCAGGCGTCCTGGCTGGCCGCGGCGGTCTGCGTCCAGCGGCTCAGTACCTGCGGCTTGTCCGCCGGGACCGCCGGGACCGCGGAAGCGGGGGAGGCGAGGAGGAGCAGGGCGGCCGTGACAGCCGGTGCGACAGCGGGGAAGGGGCGCGCGGGGAGGGGAAGGGGGCGGCGGCGCATGGGCGTTCCTGCGGGGGCGCGGCGGCGGGCGACGGCCGCTTCGGTGGTGAGGGCCTTCGCCGCACCGGGAGTTGACCGGGGCTGCCCCTATAACGCGGCCCGGCCCCGGGCGTTCCTGCCCGCGGCGGGTTGACCGCGCCCGGGACCACTCTCAGGTATGAGTCCGTGTGCGACTTCCGGCAGAGCCGAAGTTGATACCGGGGAGGGACGCGCGCACTGCCTCCGCCGCGAACACTTGTCGGTATGAACCGCCGTCCGCTCGTCATCGCCGCAGCCATCGTGGGAGCCCTCGCCACCGCGGCCTTCGCGCTGCCCAACCTCCCGCCCAACCCGCTCACCAACGCCCTCAACGACCGGTTCTTCAAGGAGAAGGGCCGGCACTTCGCGACCGCCGGCGCCGCCGAGGCGCACACCCGGGCGGACCGGACCCTGGCGCTGCCCAGCTGGATGCCGAGGGACGCCACCGACATACGGATCCAGGCCCGCGCCGACGGCAAGGCCCGGCTCATCCGGTTCACCCTCGGAAAGACGCCCCTCGACGGACCGCAGTGCCCGGCGGAGCCCCCGAAGCAGGCGGGCGGCCCCCGGCTGGGCGCCCGCTGGTGGCCGCGCGACATCCGGTCCGAGGAGCGGCCCGAGTGCCGCGACCGCTACCAGTACCAGGTGTCGGTGCGCGGCAAGAAGGTCTACGCCTGGACCGACGGAACGCCCTCTCCGGGGTCCCGAATACCGGAGGGCACACCGGCCGGCCCCGGCTCCGGGGCCGTCCCGGCCGTGCGCCGCTGACGGATCAGTCCCGTACGAGCGCCTCGGCCGCGGCCCGCGCGAAGCCCTCGGGATTGTCCAGCATGATGTTGTGCCCGCAGTCGGGGACGGGGACGACGGCGACCCCGGCGGCCTCCAGGGCCTCGGCCCCGGCGGGGGCACCGTCCGCCTCCGGGTGGAGGAAGCTGCGCGGGACCTTCAGCTCCAGCAGCAGCTCGCGCATGGTCGGCGTCGTACCGGCGGCGAGGTGCACGGCGCTGCGGTACAGCCCGGTGCGGCCCGCCATCCGCATGGTCGACCACCAGTGGGCGCCGACCCGGTCGCGGACCTCGGCCCAGCCGCCGGCCAGGAACTCCTCCTCCGTGTAGGAGGCGATCCCGCTGCTGCCGGCCGTGCCCGGAGTGGGCGGGAGGGGGTCGAGGTTGGCGTCGGCCAGGACGAGGCGGGAGACCAGCCCCGGGTGCCGGGCGGCCAGCACGATGGCCACCGCGCCGCCCATGCTGTGGGCGATCACCTCGGCCGCGCCGACGCCGGCGGCGGTGAGCGCCTGCGCCACGGTGTCGGCGTGCGCTTCGAGGGTGTACGGGAAGGCCTCGGGCCGGTCGCTGTGCCCGTGCCCGAGGAAGTCGAGCAGCAGCGAGCGCCGCCCGGCCAGTCTCGGGTGGACGGCACTCGCCGCGAAGTAGGCGGGGGCGGTGGCGCCGAGGCCGTGCAGGTAGACGCGGGCCGGCTCCTCTCCCGGGAGTTCGACCCAGCGGATCCGGTCGCCTTCCGGCGTCACGACGGCACTGCGCACGGTGTGTTTCCCCCCAGTTGTCCACGGTGATATCGAGCACGAGGTTAACCGGGACACCGACCACCCCCACTACTCTCGTGAGGTGATCGAGGAACTGAACCAACTCGGCGGTACGGCACCGCGGACCGGGGGCCTCCCGACGGGTTCCCGGGTGGCGGTGTGGTCGCTGGACACCACGCGCGGGGTGATCGGCGGCCACGAGGCCGAAGAGGCCGAGGCGTTGCTGGACGCCGACGAGCGGAAGCGGGCGGGCCGTCTGGTGCGGTCCGGCGACCGGCGCACCTACCTGGCCTCGCACCTGGGGCTGCGGGTGCTGCTCGGCGCGTACCTGGGGAGGGCCCCCGAGGAGGTCCGCTTCGTCCGTGAGGACTGCCTGAACTGCGGCGGCCCGCACGGCCGGCCCGCGGTGGCCGGGGGCGGGGTCCACTTCTCCCTGTCCCACAGCCACGGCCTGGCGTACTTCGCCTTCGCAGCGGTGCCGGTGGGCGTGGACGTGGAGGGGCTGCCCAACGCGGGGGCGGTGGCCGACGTCCTGAGCAGCCTGCACCCGGCGGAGGCGGCCGAGATCACCGCCCTGCCGGAGGAAGAGCGGCGGGCGGCGCTGGCCCGGGTGTGGTCCCGCAAGGAGGCCTGCCTCAAGGCCACCGGGGCGGGCCTCGCCAACGGCCTGGTCGAGCCGTACGTCGGCGCGGCTCCCACCCCCGCCCGAGTGCCGGGCTGGACCCTGAGGGACCTCACGGCACCCCCCGCCTACGCCGCCGCACTGGCCCTGCGCACGCCCTGACGGGCGCAGGGCCTGACCGGCGGCCTGGCAGACGCACGGCCTGACGGGTAGTAGGCCCGCCGCCGGCGTCCGCCCAGCCGGACGGACGACCGGACGGGCGGGTACAGGCGCAGCCTCCGGCATGCCGGATCCCGGGGGCGGAATCCCGCCCGGCCTGGCTCCGCCCGGCGGGCGGCCCCACGATGGCGGGGCCCCGGGGCGGGGGGCGCGGGGGTGGCGGCGCGCCCGGGTTGGGGGTGTGTCGTGCGGCCAGTCGGCGCACCCTCCGCGCGGCGGCGGCGGGGCGGGCCGAGCATCGGGCGCATGACCGTGATGACCGCGCTCCTCCCGGCCGCAGCCCTGCTGGCGGCGGCCACCGTGCTGCCCCCGCAGCCCGCCGCACACGCCGCCGGCGCCGATACGCCCACCGCGCCCTACGTCGTCGTCCTCAAGGACGCCGCCGCCCGCGCCCCGGCCCGTGCCCTGGCCGCCGAGGCGACGGAGGCCGGTGACCGGGTGGACGCGGTCTACGACACCGCGCTCAGCGGGTTCGCCGTGACCACCACCGCGGCCCGGGCCGCCGCGCTGGCCGCCGACCCCCGGGTGGCCTCCGTCGAGCCGGACACGGTGTACCGGATCTCCGACTCCGCCGCCGGCACCCCCGGGAGCCAGCCGCAGGCGCCCTGGCACCTCGACCGGCTCGACCAGCGCGCGCTGCCCCTCGACGGCTCGTACGCCTACCCCACCACCGGCGCGGGCATCACGGTCTACGTGG is part of the Streptomyces katrae genome and harbors:
- a CDS encoding single-stranded DNA-binding protein, with product MNDTLVTLVGHVATQIDFKETVTGPSARFRFAVTPRYFDRRTEAWTDGTTSFYTVWARRVLAVNLASSVSVGEPLVVHGRLRVREGPPDGEGTRWFSADIDAIAVGHDLNRGTAAFRRVVKTDTPLMGPQKAGVV
- a CDS encoding GTPase; amino-acid sequence: MTALTDRDRDRAGDRDHVRDQAGDGVRLRDRAGDRDRAGARDRSAGTGADPERTDGRTGDRAAERAADRWDDGFIARSRSRTTRKGGFGRARSGGAEDELAAEGLDEEADAGEEALVRAVSGAGSDGGKAPAPPLSPEAQALRSRLDALRQLVGLSRTRLDGKTLAEAGRVLDEAAARRGLSAQHTVVAVAGATGSGKSTLFNALAGVQISETGLRRPTTAAPIACSWSDGAAGLLDRLEIPGRLRRRPRETPEAEALRGMVLVDLPDLDSALGVHREHVDRVLALVDAVIWVVDPEKYADAVLHERYLRPLAGHAEVTFVVLNQVDRLPGEAADLVLDDLRRLLDEDGIALGEHGEPGATVLGLSALTGEGVGELRELLGQFTQEKGAATRRIAADVDRAATRLRPLYVADRHNGPSGPEIGEAARAEFEDRLAEAVGAYAAGLAAERAWRRNAGKACGTPWLRLWRWYESRRAPRSLAGLSALAVIGRSTTPAAAMPAEEEVTARQRVEQAVRTVADEAAVGLPEPWAQAVRETAVRGAALLPEALDELAVTLGAAVPAPGAKPPRPAWWPAAVLAQAAMTLVQIFGGLWLVGQIAGVLEPKLLPPVLFMVAGIVGGPLVEWACSMAARGPARRYGQDAERRLRQAAAGCGRARVLEPVAAELLRYREVREQYAAVSAGGTRLSTTRQ
- a CDS encoding dynamin family protein — encoded protein: MDVRPQLLDALSALRDRVASVRLPLPLPGAPRARQTRAELLAQLDDYLVPRLKAPEAPMLAVIGGSTGAGKSTLVNSLVGRKVSEAGVLRPTTRTPVLVCHPDDHHWFAGMRVLPDLMRVWAPQDEEDPLPTRKGRPPGTRRGAPTRELRIETVSTLPRGLALLDAPDIDSLVVENRTLAAQLICAADVWVMVTTASRYADAIPWHLLRTAKQYNATLIIVLDRVPHQVLADVSRQYGALLTRAGLGDVPRFTVPELPESAGGGGLLPASAVAPLLAWLGHHVQDPAARQYAVGRTALGALDSLRRRMPELASAVAAQHAAAVRLTSAVEEAYKREGKRVQGRLDSGAVLAGDALTRWRGYPLDTSADELLDSLAESLAALLQCAVAAADERIAEVWRREPAAGALPLPGPDREAAERIGMAVRRWRRVLEELAEEEVAKLDKQPEPDPDGIAALLVAALLGGKRARPAGEKLAERIGVQAAVRLRDRGGELVSDHLDQVLRAERDRRLAPLQALEVTPEPQAELIAALSVLQKER
- a CDS encoding phospholipase — protein: MRRRPLPLPARPFPAVAPAVTAALLLLASPASAVPAVPADKPQVLSRWTQTAAASQDAWLGARAHPADWAAYGFDWSTDYCTTSPDNPFGFPFRAACARHDFGYRNYRAAGAFQANKSRLDAAFHADLERVCARYSGARKASCDGTAWTYYQAVRAFGATGETGPAQSTAP
- a CDS encoding alpha/beta fold hydrolase codes for the protein MRSAVVTPEGDRIRWVELPGEEPARVYLHGLGATAPAYFAASAVHPRLAGRRSLLLDFLGHGHSDRPEAFPYTLEAHADTVAQALTAAGVGAAEVIAHSMGGAVAIVLAARHPGLVSRLVLADANLDPLPPTPGTAGSSGIASYTEEEFLAGGWAEVRDRVGAHWWSTMRMAGRTGLYRSAVHLAAGTTPTMRELLLELKVPRSFLHPEADGAPAGAEALEAAGVAVVPVPDCGHNIMLDNPEGFARAAAEALVRD
- a CDS encoding 4'-phosphopantetheinyl transferase family protein, producing MIEELNQLGGTAPRTGGLPTGSRVAVWSLDTTRGVIGGHEAEEAEALLDADERKRAGRLVRSGDRRTYLASHLGLRVLLGAYLGRAPEEVRFVREDCLNCGGPHGRPAVAGGGVHFSLSHSHGLAYFAFAAVPVGVDVEGLPNAGAVADVLSSLHPAEAAEITALPEEERRAALARVWSRKEACLKATGAGLANGLVEPYVGAAPTPARVPGWTLRDLTAPPAYAAALALRTP